The following proteins come from a genomic window of Shewanella halifaxensis HAW-EB4:
- a CDS encoding sigma-54-dependent transcriptional regulator: MGQRMNNMKPLPSAVSVLIVDDEPGMRSFLKKALAKKFALVETASSVEDAEQLRSRCHFDLLIVDIRLPGRSGIEWHEALNDQERRSDIIFMTGYADMDVAIKALRAGASDFIMKPFHLEQMMKAVDRCIERRLLKRENLMLRREVSFNQSSTIIGQSDAMTEVKHVIERVAPTNAVVLIEGESGTGKELVARQLHILSGRQGPFVPVNCGAIAPELLESELFGHSAGAFTGAKGNREGLFSFASGGTIFLDEIGEMPLKMQTALLRVLEQRTIRPVGSEKEINIDVRVLAATNRKLSEEVEAGNFRRDLYYRLNVLDIVIPPLRERPEDIVELTHHFTCQLAAELGVKEVVWSHEDLLKLQQHEWPGNIRELRNMIERCILLGKPPAEYWKAQPKAETLGESGYPLQWALKDVERDHVTRVVDVHGGNKSAAARDLGVSRKTLDRKYKEWFGGEADKEE, translated from the coding sequence GTGGGACAGAGAATGAATAATATGAAGCCACTTCCTTCTGCTGTATCTGTATTGATCGTCGATGATGAACCGGGCATGCGCAGCTTTCTAAAGAAAGCGTTAGCGAAGAAATTTGCCTTAGTTGAAACCGCTTCGAGTGTTGAAGATGCGGAGCAACTGCGTTCACGCTGCCATTTTGATCTGCTAATTGTCGATATTCGTCTGCCTGGACGCTCGGGGATCGAGTGGCATGAGGCGCTTAACGATCAAGAGAGACGCTCTGATATTATCTTTATGACCGGCTATGCCGATATGGATGTGGCGATAAAGGCATTACGTGCTGGCGCATCTGATTTCATTATGAAGCCGTTCCACCTTGAACAGATGATGAAGGCCGTTGACCGCTGTATCGAACGCCGCTTACTCAAGCGTGAGAACTTGATGCTGCGCAGAGAAGTGTCTTTCAATCAGTCTTCGACCATTATTGGTCAAAGCGATGCGATGACAGAAGTGAAGCATGTTATCGAACGTGTGGCGCCGACCAATGCAGTGGTCTTGATCGAGGGTGAATCAGGCACTGGTAAAGAGTTGGTGGCCAGACAGCTGCATATTCTCAGTGGCCGCCAAGGTCCATTTGTCCCGGTTAACTGTGGCGCTATTGCCCCTGAACTGTTAGAGAGTGAGCTATTTGGGCACTCTGCAGGCGCTTTTACTGGTGCGAAAGGTAACAGAGAAGGCTTATTTAGCTTTGCCTCTGGCGGGACTATCTTCCTCGACGAAATTGGTGAAATGCCGCTTAAGATGCAAACGGCATTATTGCGTGTGCTCGAGCAGCGTACTATTCGCCCTGTCGGCAGTGAGAAAGAGATTAACATCGATGTGCGCGTATTAGCGGCAACCAATCGTAAGCTTTCAGAAGAAGTGGAAGCGGGTAACTTCAGACGTGACTTGTATTATCGCCTCAACGTGCTCGATATCGTGATCCCGCCTCTGCGTGAGCGCCCAGAAGATATTGTAGAGCTAACTCATCACTTTACCTGCCAGTTAGCTGCCGAATTGGGTGTAAAAGAGGTGGTTTGGAGTCATGAAGATCTATTAAAGCTGCAACAACACGAATGGCCAGGTAATATTCGTGAGCTGCGAAATATGATTGAACGCTGTATCCTACTGGGAAAACCACCTGCCGAGTATTGGAAAGCACAACCTAAGGCTGAAACGTTGGGCGAATCGGGTTACCCACTGCAATGGGCGCTTAAAGATGTTGAGCGTGACCATGTGACTCGCGTTGTTGACGTGCATGGTGGTAATAAATCTGCGGCGGCAAGGGATCTAGGAGTATCACGTAAAACCCTAGATCGTAAGTATAAAGAGTGGTTTGGCGGCGAAGCCGACAAAGAAGAATAA
- a CDS encoding GNAT family N-acetyltransferase gives MYTIEIEAVTEFTPEVFELIQTSYSSIPEFEQGYASQEIATRLLAGPALLLIARVEGEIAGFKLGYQTEDQVFYSWLGGVAPDFRGLGLAKSLLEYQERWATEQGYQRIDVKTRNCFPSMLNMLISSQYQITAMISDTQNHSQNKLHLQKQF, from the coding sequence ATGTACACCATTGAAATTGAAGCTGTTACCGAGTTTACGCCTGAAGTCTTCGAACTGATCCAAACAAGCTATTCAAGCATTCCTGAATTTGAGCAAGGTTATGCTAGCCAAGAGATCGCTACACGCTTACTCGCGGGCCCGGCATTATTGCTTATCGCAAGAGTAGAGGGTGAGATTGCAGGCTTTAAGTTGGGCTACCAAACTGAAGACCAAGTTTTTTACAGTTGGCTAGGTGGTGTTGCACCTGATTTCCGTGGTCTAGGCTTAGCTAAGAGCTTACTTGAGTATCAAGAGCGCTGGGCGACTGAGCAAGGCTATCAACGTATCGATGTTAAAACCCGTAACTGCTTCCCTAGCATGCTAAACATGCTTATCAGCAGCCAATACCAGATCACAGCAATGATTAGTGATACTCAGAATCACAGTCAAAATAAGCTGCACCTACAGAAACAGTTCTAA
- the moaA gene encoding GTP 3',8-cyclase MoaA, with product MSLIVDTFGRTVEYLRLSVTDRCDFRCVYCMSEDPCFLGREHVLSLEELAWVAQAFTELGVKKIRLTGGEPLVRTDCDQLVKLLGKLPGLEELSMTTNGSRLTRFAQEMHDSGLNRLNISLDTLKPDLFTELTRNGKVDRVIAGIDAAIAAGFKKIKVNAVILRGQNDDEVLDLIEFCRERDLDIAFIEEMPLGVIDERKRSRHCSSKEIQEIIKQRYELIQSNRRTGGPARYYTMPGSDIHVGFISPHSNNFCHECNRVRVTVEGKLLLCLGNENSVDLKAIVREFPGDIEKLKVAILEGIQHKPKEHHFDPNGETQILRFMNATGG from the coding sequence ATGAGTTTAATCGTTGACACTTTTGGTCGCACGGTAGAATACCTGCGGCTATCCGTCACAGACCGCTGCGACTTTCGCTGCGTGTACTGCATGAGTGAAGATCCCTGCTTTTTAGGCCGGGAACATGTACTTAGCCTAGAGGAATTGGCTTGGGTCGCCCAAGCCTTTACCGAATTAGGTGTTAAGAAAATTCGTTTAACTGGTGGTGAGCCCTTAGTGCGCACTGACTGCGATCAGCTAGTGAAGCTATTGGGTAAGTTACCAGGGCTTGAAGAGTTGTCGATGACAACTAATGGATCGCGCCTGACCCGCTTCGCGCAAGAGATGCACGATTCCGGTTTAAATCGACTCAACATCAGTCTAGATACGTTAAAACCGGACCTATTCACAGAGCTGACTCGTAACGGCAAAGTCGATCGCGTTATCGCCGGTATCGATGCCGCTATTGCCGCAGGCTTTAAGAAGATCAAGGTCAATGCGGTGATCCTGCGCGGCCAAAACGATGATGAAGTCTTAGATCTGATTGAGTTTTGCCGCGAACGCGACTTAGATATCGCCTTCATCGAAGAGATGCCACTTGGGGTGATTGATGAGCGTAAGCGCAGCCGTCACTGCAGCAGCAAAGAGATCCAAGAGATCATCAAACAGCGTTATGAGCTCATCCAGTCCAATAGACGCACCGGCGGTCCAGCGCGTTACTACACCATGCCCGGCAGCGATATTCATGTGGGCTTTATCTCGCCTCACAGCAATAACTTCTGCCACGAGTGTAACCGCGTCCGCGTCACGGTAGAGGGCAAACTGCTACTCTGCTTAGGTAATGAAAACTCGGTCGATCTCAAAGCGATTGTGCGTGAATTCCCCGGTGATATTGAAAAGCTCAAAGTCGCGATTCTAGAAGGCATTCAGCACAAGCCAAAAGAGCACCATTTTGATCCCAATGGTGAAACGCAGATCTTGCGGTTTATGAATGCAACAGGTGGTTGA
- a CDS encoding sensor histidine kinase yields the protein MSFFSNMFGVSWQQMQAKVRYRILILTLLPILLTLVSLVFITIYWNISYTGKQLFMKVKADLTVANSTLITVQDNQEKQLELVMESWPFQNDFRQIGNHPTLQRNNLQQVLDKAKKDLNLDFLRLVSVSEAAADPDLRQMLPHIEGLAPFSGLMVLEPSRLSRIDPELAERAEVTVIKTLRAHEPNKHEEKRGLLSRSLLPVADINGNVAWYLDGGIMLNRDTRIVDHIRDLVYDKGTLPERSIGTVTIFLDNIRISTNVPLHFFPQGDDKQGRALGSLVSSEVREKVLNQGLLWVDRAFVFNDWFISAYSPLKDINGKRIGMIYTGFSESPFIHNYLLNIIELGTILMLVLLVSGWLVYRGAYSLLQPIERIHHVVKAVQSGRNLRIGSLGLDSDNELSNLAEQFDRMLDLLQRRNSQIQAAAEQLEVKVEERTRSLQEKTEELQANVALLNETRQQLVINEKLTALGELTAGIAHEINNPTAVILGNMELLKYELGDRAVDVEEEIELVIQQVGRISTIIRSLLQYSRPGEFNAPLEMHQITPIIEEMLVLVRHSIQKQEVVLNQELNASYPIQVNRPQLLQVLINLVVNAAHAMNGKGRIWIRTYDWVQHGEPIGVKIEVEDEGKGIPEEELNRIFDPFFTTRKDGTGLGLSLSYGIIKRIGGTIEVSSTVGKGSLFTIGLYHKAIEDQSNAPYEGLLFSGKHNDMSKQ from the coding sequence GTGTCGTTTTTTTCCAATATGTTTGGTGTGAGTTGGCAGCAGATGCAGGCGAAGGTGCGTTATCGTATCTTGATTTTGACCTTGTTGCCTATCCTACTCACACTTGTGAGTTTGGTTTTTATTACTATCTATTGGAATATAAGCTATACGGGTAAGCAGCTGTTTATGAAGGTCAAAGCCGATTTGACCGTCGCCAATAGCACCTTGATAACCGTTCAAGACAATCAAGAGAAACAGCTTGAGCTGGTGATGGAATCTTGGCCATTTCAGAATGATTTTCGTCAAATAGGTAACCACCCCACCCTGCAGCGCAATAATCTGCAACAGGTTTTGGATAAGGCAAAAAAAGACCTTAACTTAGATTTCTTACGTTTAGTCAGTGTGTCCGAGGCTGCAGCTGACCCCGATCTTAGGCAGATGCTGCCGCATATTGAAGGATTAGCACCTTTTTCTGGGTTAATGGTGCTCGAACCAAGTCGTTTATCTCGCATCGACCCAGAGCTCGCTGAAAGAGCGGAAGTGACCGTCATTAAGACCTTGCGGGCACATGAGCCAAATAAACACGAAGAGAAGCGTGGCCTGTTAAGCAGAAGCTTGCTGCCAGTTGCCGATATTAATGGCAATGTGGCTTGGTATCTAGATGGCGGCATCATGCTTAATCGTGATACGCGTATTGTCGACCATATTCGAGACTTAGTGTACGACAAAGGGACTTTGCCTGAACGCTCTATCGGTACCGTCACCATTTTTCTCGATAATATCCGCATCAGTACCAATGTTCCGCTGCACTTTTTTCCACAAGGCGATGATAAACAAGGTCGTGCGCTAGGTAGTTTGGTTTCATCTGAAGTACGCGAGAAGGTGCTAAATCAAGGGCTACTGTGGGTCGATAGAGCCTTTGTTTTTAACGACTGGTTTATCTCGGCCTATTCACCACTTAAAGATATTAACGGTAAGCGGATCGGTATGATCTATACCGGCTTCTCTGAATCCCCATTTATCCATAACTACTTACTCAACATTATTGAGCTCGGTACCATCTTGATGTTGGTGCTGCTGGTATCGGGTTGGTTGGTATATCGTGGTGCCTACAGTTTATTGCAACCGATTGAGCGTATTCACCATGTGGTTAAAGCGGTGCAATCCGGTCGAAACTTGCGTATAGGCTCACTGGGATTAGACAGTGACAACGAGCTATCTAATCTTGCCGAGCAGTTTGACCGCATGTTGGATCTGTTGCAGCGACGCAATAGCCAAATTCAAGCTGCCGCCGAGCAACTTGAGGTCAAGGTTGAGGAGCGTACTCGTAGCCTGCAAGAAAAGACCGAAGAGCTACAGGCCAACGTGGCCCTGTTAAATGAGACCCGCCAACAGCTGGTGATCAATGAGAAATTGACCGCTTTGGGTGAATTAACGGCAGGTATTGCCCATGAGATCAACAATCCGACCGCGGTGATCCTAGGCAATATGGAGTTACTTAAATACGAGCTAGGCGATAGAGCGGTTGATGTCGAAGAAGAGATAGAACTGGTTATTCAGCAAGTGGGACGGATTAGCACCATTATTCGTAGTTTGTTGCAGTACAGCCGTCCAGGCGAATTTAATGCACCACTTGAGATGCATCAGATCACGCCAATTATTGAAGAGATGTTGGTGTTGGTTCGCCACTCTATTCAGAAACAGGAGGTGGTGCTCAATCAAGAGCTTAATGCCAGCTATCCTATACAGGTCAATCGCCCACAACTGCTGCAGGTGTTGATTAACCTTGTGGTAAATGCGGCCCATGCAATGAATGGTAAGGGACGGATCTGGATCCGCACTTACGATTGGGTGCAGCATGGCGAGCCTATCGGGGTAAAAATCGAAGTGGAAGATGAAGGTAAAGGGATCCCGGAAGAGGAACTTAACCGCATTTTTGATCCGTTTTTCACCACCCGTAAGGACGGTACTGGCCTAGGGTTATCGCTTAGCTACGGCATTATTAAGCGTATTGGTGGCACCATTGAAGTGAGTTCGACAGTGGGTAAGGGGAGCTTATTTACCATCGGCTTGTACCATAAGGCTATTGAAGACCAGAGTAATGCTCCCTACGAAGGCTTGCTGTTTAGCGGTAAGCACAATGACATGTCGAAACAATAA
- the mobA gene encoding molybdenum cofactor guanylyltransferase MobA gives MTAQVDAVILAGGMARRMGGNDKGLVELENRPMIEHAIERIQPQVKEILINANRNQNRYSEFGFKVISDQDTGYLGPLAGMITAMSNTDAEYLLVIPCDCPLLPTDLVARMLAKLTAEDAELAVASDGKREQPVVMLLKPSLRASMKAFLDAGERKIDFWYAKHHYVVAEFSDQPNAFVNVNTPEQKQQLGEAIANEKNY, from the coding sequence ATGACAGCACAAGTTGATGCAGTAATCCTTGCTGGCGGAATGGCCAGACGCATGGGTGGAAACGATAAGGGCTTAGTCGAACTAGAAAATCGCCCTATGATTGAACATGCAATCGAGCGGATACAACCTCAAGTTAAGGAGATCCTGATCAACGCAAATCGAAACCAAAACCGTTATTCTGAGTTTGGTTTTAAAGTGATCAGCGACCAAGATACTGGCTATTTAGGACCACTTGCTGGCATGATCACCGCAATGAGCAATACAGACGCGGAATATTTATTAGTCATTCCTTGCGATTGCCCACTGTTACCGACAGATTTAGTCGCTAGAATGCTAGCGAAATTGACGGCTGAAGACGCAGAACTCGCCGTCGCTAGCGATGGCAAGCGTGAGCAACCCGTTGTTATGTTGCTAAAGCCAAGTTTACGTGCATCCATGAAGGCATTTTTAGATGCCGGCGAACGCAAGATCGATTTTTGGTACGCCAAGCATCACTATGTGGTCGCCGAGTTTTCAGATCAGCCAAATGCATTCGTAAACGTAAATACGCCAGAACAAAAACAGCAGCTTGGCGAAGCCATAGCTAATGAGAAAAATTACTAG
- a CDS encoding ABC transporter ATP-binding protein, whose amino-acid sequence MATINRKINARIIATNIEMRFENKHLFSATKLVFEQNRVIHLQGDNGCGKTTLMKLLAGFIEPTAGTIQAQGFSAAPWWRSNSITGKAIYLHQHPYLFEGSVMYNLTYPLRFLSTDREILKDRTEQAIDKAQLRHLLTQAASSLSGGEKQRLAIARAWIIQPKLLMLDEPTSNMDKHSQHLVLQMIADLKQQGTGMLISSHQTCMLTKVCDHAWLVCDKTITSSNISANQDIAKAHIDVSTRLNVSIG is encoded by the coding sequence ATGGCAACTATCAATAGAAAAATCAACGCTAGGATCATCGCAACAAATATTGAGATGCGTTTTGAGAACAAGCACCTTTTTAGCGCAACTAAACTGGTGTTCGAGCAAAACCGGGTGATCCACCTGCAAGGTGACAATGGCTGCGGTAAAACCACCTTGATGAAGCTACTCGCTGGATTTATCGAGCCAACGGCAGGAACCATTCAAGCACAAGGTTTCTCGGCTGCCCCATGGTGGCGCAGCAACTCTATTACCGGCAAAGCCATCTATCTACATCAGCACCCTTACCTTTTTGAAGGCAGTGTGATGTATAACTTAACTTATCCATTAAGATTTTTAAGTACAGATAGAGAGATCCTCAAGGACCGAACCGAGCAGGCGATAGATAAGGCGCAACTGCGTCACTTGCTCACTCAGGCCGCCTCGAGTTTATCTGGTGGTGAGAAACAACGTTTAGCGATCGCCAGAGCCTGGATTATTCAGCCCAAGCTATTAATGCTAGATGAACCTACTTCCAATATGGATAAGCACTCTCAACATCTGGTATTGCAGATGATTGCCGATCTAAAACAACAAGGCACAGGCATGCTAATTAGTAGCCATCAGACTTGTATGCTGACTAAAGTGTGCGATCATGCCTGGCTAGTTTGCGATAAGACCATTACAAGCAGTAATATCAGTGCCAATCAAGATATTGCTAAGGCTCACATAGATGTCTCAACGAGACTCAATGTGTCGATTGGGTAA
- a CDS encoding substrate-binding domain-containing protein translates to MLNLKRVIGLAVTAALVVGMPAQANEVIKLATTTSTENSGLLKNLLPTFEKETGYKVQVIATGTGKALKLARQGDVDVVMTHAPGAEAKFVEEGYGHLPRGIMENDFVVLGPKNDPAQIRSSKTAEEAFAKIEKSGVPFISRGDNSGTNMKELLIWKNANITPDFKGYTAVGQGMGKTLLMASELEAYTLSDRGTFVAYSGKIDLAVDFDGGAALANPYQIILISETKYPTLNHKGAKALSDWLIGAEAQGMINNYKVQGEQLFKATYSE, encoded by the coding sequence ATGCTAAACCTTAAACGCGTTATTGGTCTTGCGGTTACCGCAGCACTAGTTGTTGGTATGCCAGCCCAAGCTAACGAAGTTATCAAACTTGCGACAACAACCAGTACTGAAAACTCAGGCCTATTAAAGAACCTACTGCCAACCTTTGAAAAAGAAACTGGCTACAAGGTACAAGTTATCGCGACGGGTACTGGTAAGGCGCTTAAACTTGCTCGCCAAGGCGACGTTGACGTTGTAATGACTCATGCACCAGGCGCTGAAGCGAAATTTGTTGAAGAAGGTTATGGTCATCTACCACGCGGTATCATGGAAAATGATTTTGTTGTTCTAGGCCCAAAGAACGACCCAGCTCAAATCCGTTCAAGCAAAACAGCCGAAGAAGCTTTTGCTAAAATCGAAAAATCAGGCGTACCTTTCATTTCACGTGGTGACAACTCAGGCACCAACATGAAAGAACTACTGATCTGGAAGAATGCTAATATTACTCCAGACTTCAAAGGTTACACGGCTGTTGGTCAAGGTATGGGCAAAACCCTACTTATGGCTAGCGAATTAGAAGCTTATACACTATCTGACCGTGGCACTTTTGTTGCTTATTCAGGTAAAATAGACTTAGCAGTAGATTTTGATGGCGGTGCAGCACTGGCTAACCCATATCAAATCATACTAATCAGTGAAACCAAGTACCCAACACTAAACCACAAGGGTGCTAAGGCATTGAGCGACTGGCTGATCGGCGCTGAAGCGCAAGGCATGATCAACAATTATAAAGTTCAGGGAGAACAATTGTTCAAGGCAACTTATAGCGAATGA
- a CDS encoding bifunctional molybdopterin-guanine dinucleotide biosynthesis adaptor protein MobB/molybdopterin molybdotransferase MoeA, whose amino-acid sequence MSIPFTNPLPIPVLGFCAYSGTGKTTLLKQLIPELNRRGVRLAVIKHAHHNFDVDIPGKDSYEMRKAGAKQMLVASHVRWALMTEDAIDSDPELPHLLKQIEADKVDIVLVEGFKKLELPKIELHRAAHGKPFIHTHDDNIQAIACCDDTQLPSELRRLDINNIAQIADYVSEYIAAWKPCPIDLPMAPTCGCELDNSSTLSVRQGIDRILSYVTPLTATESVELDELESRILASDAISPINVPQHINSAMDGYAFKLNDEPNASYKMVGEVMAGYAYDGTLQAGEAVRIMTGAPLPAGADTVQLRELANEQDGEVRFEGKMSLGQHIRQAGEDIAQGATALAAHTRLHAAEQGLLASLGFGELPVFRRPKVAVFSTGDEVCQPGEPLKANCIFDSNRYTIKSMAKKLGCEVIDLGIIQDSEAALAQALKDGAAQADIVISSGGVSVGDADYIKTVLEQVGQINFWRINMRPGRPLAFGQIDDSLFFGLPGNPVAVMVSFLQFVQPAIRKLAGEQNWAPTMVPAITDKPLRSRTGRTEFTRGIYHLAANGKLHVTTSGAQGSGMLSSMVKGNCLIVIGEKDEQLNPGDTVYIQPFADLL is encoded by the coding sequence ATGAGCATACCTTTTACTAATCCGTTACCTATTCCTGTACTCGGATTCTGTGCTTATAGCGGTACAGGCAAGACCACATTATTAAAGCAATTAATCCCGGAACTTAATCGCCGCGGTGTGCGACTCGCAGTCATTAAGCATGCTCATCATAATTTCGATGTCGATATCCCCGGTAAAGATAGCTATGAAATGCGCAAAGCCGGCGCAAAGCAGATGTTAGTTGCTTCCCATGTGCGCTGGGCATTGATGACGGAAGATGCAATAGACTCAGACCCAGAGCTACCTCACCTGCTGAAACAGATTGAAGCCGACAAGGTCGATATCGTCCTCGTCGAAGGATTTAAAAAGCTCGAACTGCCCAAGATTGAACTTCACCGCGCCGCTCACGGCAAACCTTTCATCCATACCCATGATGACAATATCCAAGCTATTGCCTGCTGTGATGACACCCAGCTACCAAGTGAGCTGCGCCGTCTAGATATCAACAATATCGCTCAAATCGCGGATTACGTTAGCGAGTACATTGCCGCGTGGAAACCTTGCCCAATCGACCTACCAATGGCACCAACCTGTGGCTGTGAGCTAGATAACAGCAGCACACTGTCTGTGCGCCAAGGTATCGATAGGATCCTATCTTATGTAACGCCTTTAACTGCCACTGAATCTGTTGAACTTGATGAGCTAGAGAGCCGTATACTAGCCAGTGATGCAATCTCACCAATAAATGTGCCACAACATATCAACTCGGCGATGGACGGTTACGCCTTTAAGCTAAATGACGAGCCAAACGCATCTTACAAGATGGTTGGCGAAGTGATGGCAGGCTATGCCTATGATGGCACACTCCAAGCGGGTGAAGCGGTACGCATCATGACAGGCGCGCCACTACCAGCCGGAGCCGATACGGTTCAGCTGCGTGAGCTTGCCAATGAGCAAGACGGCGAAGTACGCTTTGAAGGCAAAATGAGCCTAGGGCAACATATTCGCCAAGCGGGCGAAGATATTGCACAAGGTGCAACCGCTCTTGCTGCTCACACCCGCCTACACGCTGCAGAGCAAGGTCTATTGGCTTCATTAGGCTTTGGCGAGTTACCGGTATTTAGACGTCCTAAAGTTGCCGTATTCTCTACAGGCGATGAAGTTTGCCAACCGGGCGAGCCGCTGAAAGCTAACTGCATATTCGATTCAAACCGCTACACCATCAAGTCGATGGCGAAAAAGCTGGGTTGTGAAGTGATCGATTTAGGGATCATCCAAGATTCAGAAGCGGCGCTCGCTCAGGCGCTAAAAGATGGCGCAGCGCAAGCCGATATCGTGATCAGCTCTGGTGGTGTGTCGGTCGGTGATGCCGATTATATTAAGACGGTACTTGAGCAAGTTGGACAGATTAACTTCTGGCGTATCAATATGCGCCCGGGGCGTCCACTCGCTTTCGGTCAGATTGACGACTCGCTGTTCTTCGGTTTACCGGGTAATCCGGTTGCCGTGATGGTATCTTTCCTGCAGTTTGTGCAGCCAGCGATCCGTAAGCTTGCTGGTGAGCAAAACTGGGCACCGACTATGGTGCCAGCCATTACCGATAAACCACTGCGCAGCCGTACAGGTCGTACAGAGTTTACCCGCGGTATCTATCACTTAGCTGCCAATGGCAAGTTACATGTAACCACAAGCGGTGCTCAGGGCTCAGGGATGCTTAGCTCTATGGTAAAAGGAAACTGTCTCATCGTGATTGGCGAGAAAGATGAACAGTTAAATCCAGGTGACACAGTTTACATTCAACCTTTTGCCGACCTCCTTTAG
- a CDS encoding 7-cyano-7-deazaguanine/7-aminomethyl-7-deazaguanine transporter has protein sequence MLMLTPAQIRRALLLLAGFHIVIICASNYLVQLPFQIFGFHTTWGAFSFPFVYLATDLTVRIFGQQAARKIIFLAMLPALIISYLMGVVFHQGSFQGAEALLEFNSFVFRIAFASFAAYLIGQLMDIFVFAKLRETKSWWVAPSASTIVGNLIDTIVFFGLAFYASTDEFMAAHWPEIATVDYGFKLIVSLGLFLPAYGLLLKFLQDKILQDEARKTAT, from the coding sequence ATGTTGATGTTGACCCCTGCACAGATTCGCCGTGCATTACTGCTATTAGCAGGCTTTCATATTGTTATTATTTGTGCGAGTAACTACCTTGTACAACTTCCCTTCCAGATATTTGGCTTCCATACCACATGGGGTGCATTTAGCTTTCCATTTGTCTATTTAGCCACAGATCTCACGGTTCGAATTTTCGGCCAACAAGCGGCAAGAAAAATTATCTTCCTCGCCATGTTACCTGCACTAATCATCTCTTACTTGATGGGCGTGGTGTTTCACCAAGGTAGCTTCCAAGGCGCTGAAGCGTTGCTTGAGTTTAACAGTTTTGTATTCCGAATCGCTTTCGCTAGCTTCGCGGCATACCTGATTGGTCAGCTGATGGATATTTTTGTATTTGCCAAGCTCAGAGAAACCAAGTCTTGGTGGGTTGCACCTTCTGCATCAACCATCGTCGGTAACCTTATAGACACTATCGTATTCTTCGGCCTAGCCTTCTACGCCTCAACCGATGAGTTTATGGCAGCACACTGGCCTGAAATCGCCACCGTTGACTACGGTTTTAAGTTGATTGTGAGCCTTGGCCTATTCTTACCTGCATACGGCCTGTTATTAAAGTTCTTACAAGATAAGATCTTACAAGACGAAGCTCGTAAAACCGCCACCTAA
- a CDS encoding ABC transporter permease, which translates to MNEGWLALIQQALSLLFSLDPEVWSIISVSFSVSFAALAITLLPSMVLGFLLAFARFPGRWLVTNLVQTLQSIPTVVIGLLVYLLLTRMGPLGDLKWLFTQKGMILGQMLICAPVLVAMSQAAFTSVDRRAWETSRTLGAPALSAIWAVCRELKVPLLLAIVAAFSRILTEIGCSMMVGGNIAGVTRNIPTAIALETSKGDFAQAIALGLVLLVLALILNFALGTLRGKAEPRSH; encoded by the coding sequence ATGAATGAAGGCTGGTTAGCCCTTATACAGCAGGCATTAAGCCTGCTGTTTTCATTGGACCCAGAAGTGTGGTCCATCATATCTGTCTCTTTTTCAGTATCATTTGCGGCTTTAGCGATCACGCTACTGCCTTCGATGGTATTGGGCTTTCTATTGGCCTTTGCACGCTTTCCCGGCCGCTGGTTAGTCACCAATCTCGTCCAAACATTGCAATCTATCCCTACGGTTGTGATAGGCCTGCTGGTCTATCTGCTACTCACCCGCATGGGGCCGCTTGGCGATTTGAAATGGCTGTTTACCCAAAAAGGCATGATTCTTGGCCAGATGCTTATCTGCGCCCCAGTACTTGTTGCCATGAGCCAAGCCGCCTTTACCAGTGTTGATCGCAGAGCATGGGAAACTTCCCGTACCTTAGGCGCACCAGCATTGAGTGCGATATGGGCGGTCTGCAGAGAGCTTAAAGTTCCACTATTATTAGCTATTGTTGCCGCGTTTAGCCGTATCTTGACGGAAATCGGTTGCTCCATGATGGTTGGCGGTAACATAGCGGGAGTGACTCGTAACATTCCTACCGCTATTGCACTAGAAACCAGTAAAGGCGACTTTGCACAGGCGATTGCACTCGGACTTGTGCTACTCGTCTTAGCACTGATTTTAAACTTTGCCCTAGGTACGTTAAGAGGCAAAGCCGAGCCGAGGAGTCATTAA